A single window of Hymenobacter sp. APR13 DNA harbors:
- the hemA gene encoding glutamyl-tRNA reductase, whose translation MSHPFKAVSLSFKKAPLQIRELIALDEAACRRFLHTLHHELGLTDLLVLSTCNRTEVYYSADLDYSTAIIAALGKLKGLADASSYEPYFDLLTEADAAVQHLFEVAMGLDAQVVGDLQISNQVKQAYQWAADEDAAGPFLHRLLHTVFFTNKRVQQETSFRDGAASTSYAALELVEELTADVANPRVLVVGLGEIGADVCRHFGDSKQFQDVTICNRTRSKAETLAEECGLKVLDFENLVQGMKEADVIVSSIAAATPFFTREMVQHLDVLSYKFFIDLSVPRSIEAEVETVPGVLVYNIDAIQSKASAALERRLAAVPHVRAIIAESIAGLNDWSKEMMVSPTIQKLKNALEQIRQEEMDRFQKKMSPEEARRMDEVTKSLMQKILKQPVIQLKAACKRGEADQLIDVLTDLFDLEHQPTVA comes from the coding sequence ATGTCCCATCCTTTCAAGGCAGTCAGTCTTTCGTTCAAAAAAGCCCCCCTGCAAATTCGGGAGCTTATTGCACTGGACGAAGCCGCCTGCCGCCGCTTTCTGCACACGCTGCACCACGAGTTGGGCCTCACCGACCTGCTGGTGCTGAGCACCTGCAACCGGACGGAAGTGTACTACTCCGCCGACCTCGACTACAGCACCGCTATCATTGCCGCCCTGGGCAAGCTTAAGGGTTTGGCCGACGCCAGCAGCTACGAGCCTTACTTCGACCTACTCACCGAGGCCGATGCTGCCGTGCAGCACCTGTTTGAGGTAGCCATGGGGCTTGACGCCCAAGTAGTTGGTGACCTGCAGATCAGCAACCAGGTGAAGCAGGCCTACCAGTGGGCTGCCGACGAAGACGCCGCCGGCCCGTTTCTGCACCGGCTGCTGCACACCGTATTTTTCACCAACAAGCGCGTACAGCAGGAAACCAGCTTCCGCGACGGTGCCGCTTCCACCTCCTACGCCGCTCTGGAGCTGGTAGAGGAACTGACCGCCGACGTAGCCAACCCGCGCGTGCTGGTGGTGGGTCTGGGTGAAATCGGGGCGGACGTGTGCCGCCATTTCGGCGACAGCAAGCAGTTTCAGGACGTGACCATCTGCAACCGCACCCGCTCCAAGGCCGAAACGCTGGCCGAAGAGTGCGGCCTGAAGGTGCTGGACTTCGAGAACTTGGTGCAGGGCATGAAGGAAGCCGACGTCATCGTGTCGTCGATTGCGGCCGCCACGCCCTTCTTTACCCGCGAGATGGTGCAGCACCTTGACGTGCTCAGCTACAAGTTTTTCATCGACCTGTCGGTGCCGCGCAGCATTGAGGCCGAGGTGGAAACCGTGCCGGGCGTACTCGTCTACAACATCGACGCCATCCAGAGCAAGGCCTCGGCCGCGCTGGAGCGCCGCCTGGCCGCCGTGCCGCATGTGCGCGCTATCATTGCCGAAAGCATTGCCGGCCTCAACGACTGGAGCAAGGAAATGATGGTTTCGCCCACCATCCAGAAGCTCAAGAACGCGCTGGAGCAGATCCGGCAGGAGGAAATGGACCGCTTCCAGAAGAAGATGAGCCCCGAGGAAGCCCGCCGCATGGACGAAGTCACGAAGTCGCTGATGCAGAAGATCCTCAAGCAGCCCGTCATCCAGCTCAAAGCCGCCTGCAAGCGTGGCGAGGCCGACCAGCTGATTGACGTGCTAACCGATCTGTTTGATTTGGAACATCAGCCAACGGTAGCCTAG
- a CDS encoding ArsR/SmtB family transcription factor: MKPLLSRVESKKVDKAAAMLKVLAHPKRLAIVDLLGKEDKMTVTEIYRSLDLPQAIASQHLITLKDRGILSSFKVGTKIYYSLSIPKLLDVIDSLEECCDTM; the protein is encoded by the coding sequence ATGAAACCTTTGCTGTCACGCGTAGAATCCAAAAAAGTAGACAAGGCTGCCGCCATGCTCAAAGTGCTGGCGCACCCGAAGCGTTTGGCCATTGTTGATTTGCTGGGCAAAGAGGATAAGATGACCGTAACGGAAATCTACCGCTCGCTCGATTTGCCACAGGCTATTGCTTCTCAGCATCTTATCACCCTCAAAGACCGCGGCATTCTGTCGTCGTTCAAGGTGGGTACCAAAATCTATTACTCGCTGTCCATTCCCAAGTTGCTCGACGTTATCGACTCGCTGGAAGAATGCTGCGACACGATGTAG
- a CDS encoding Glu/Leu/Phe/Val dehydrogenase dimerization domain-containing protein, producing the protein MKDLLAKFENKRPEIVFEWKDAETEAEGWVVINSLRGGAAGGGTRMRKGLDKREVESLAKTMEVKFTVSGPAIGGAKSGINFDPQDPRKRGVLERWYRAVIPLLKNYYGTGGDLNVDEIHDVIPITEDYGLWHPQEGIVNGHYRATEPQKIQKLGQLRQGVVKVLEDAAFTPDLSRKYTVADLITGYGVAEAVRHYYELWGERSVAGKRAIVQGWGNVGAAAAYYLASQGARITGIIDRAGGLIKEEGFSLEEIRTLFLQREGNALTAPDLLSFEEVNQRIWSSGAEIFIPAAASRLVTRQQVEQLIAGGLEVISCGANVPFQDPEIFFGPTGEFADQHTSVIPDFVANCGMARVFAYLMETNAEITDQAIFGDTSRIIRRALERTRLQGDSRTGVAQKSFEMALRQLV; encoded by the coding sequence ATGAAAGACCTGCTGGCTAAATTCGAGAATAAGCGCCCGGAAATTGTATTTGAATGGAAAGACGCCGAAACGGAAGCCGAAGGCTGGGTGGTAATTAACTCGTTGCGTGGTGGTGCGGCCGGCGGCGGCACCCGCATGCGCAAGGGCCTCGACAAGCGCGAGGTGGAAAGCTTGGCCAAGACCATGGAAGTAAAGTTTACGGTGTCGGGCCCCGCCATCGGGGGCGCCAAGTCGGGCATTAACTTCGACCCGCAGGACCCGCGCAAGCGCGGCGTGCTGGAGCGCTGGTACCGGGCCGTCATTCCGCTGCTCAAAAACTACTACGGCACCGGTGGCGACCTGAACGTGGACGAAATCCACGACGTGATTCCGATTACGGAAGACTACGGCCTCTGGCATCCGCAGGAAGGCATCGTGAACGGCCACTACCGCGCCACCGAGCCCCAGAAGATTCAGAAGCTAGGCCAGCTGCGCCAGGGCGTGGTGAAGGTGCTGGAAGACGCCGCCTTCACGCCCGACCTGAGCCGCAAATACACCGTGGCCGACCTGATTACGGGCTATGGCGTGGCCGAGGCCGTGCGCCACTACTACGAGCTGTGGGGCGAGCGGAGCGTGGCCGGCAAGCGCGCCATCGTGCAGGGCTGGGGCAACGTGGGCGCCGCGGCAGCCTACTACCTGGCCAGCCAGGGCGCCCGCATCACCGGCATCATCGACCGGGCCGGCGGCCTGATCAAGGAAGAGGGCTTCTCGCTGGAAGAAATTCGGACGCTGTTTCTGCAGCGCGAAGGCAACGCCCTCACGGCGCCGGATCTGCTGTCGTTTGAGGAGGTAAACCAGCGCATCTGGAGCAGCGGGGCCGAAATCTTCATTCCGGCGGCGGCCTCGCGCCTCGTCACGCGCCAGCAAGTGGAGCAGCTGATTGCGGGCGGCCTGGAGGTGATTTCGTGCGGCGCCAACGTGCCGTTCCAGGACCCCGAAATCTTCTTCGGCCCCACCGGCGAGTTTGCCGACCAGCACACGTCCGTCATTCCCGACTTCGTGGCCAACTGCGGCATGGCCCGCGTGTTTGCCTACCTGATGGAAACCAACGCCGAAATCACCGACCAGGCCATCTTCGGCGACACCTCGCGCATCATCCGCCGGGCCCTGGAGCGCACCCGCTTGCAGGGCGATTCGCGCACCGGCGTGGCTCAGAAATCGTTTGAAATGGCCCTGCGCCAGCTGGTATAG
- a CDS encoding mechanosensitive ion channel family protein, translated as MTLTEILHYRFLGNNVAAYLWCLGILLFGYAFKTLLSRLVSRVVFRFIRRKTEGVSEEQFQALLIRPLSIVVFFVTIYLAFQVLDYPVRSSELTRNEPWPKVALFRLYQIGIIWGVAWIALRLVDFAVLVFRRRTSAGGSLQAELVPFAKDLMKVLIIVLAFLGILGRVFGVDVTALIGGLGIGGLAVAFAAKESLENLIASFTIFLDRPFAVGDLVEVGAVSGTVEKVGFRSTRLRTAEKSYVTVPNKSMIDKPLDNLSLRTARRVSFTLALSHTTSSQQLHRIVEEGKRLIAENALVTKDVQMQFSALTPAAKEVTVQYFVETTNYDEYLQVKEELNYRLVEVVEQAGGHFASTGNTVVQLAPGSRFDGLNSAGTPTV; from the coding sequence ATGACCCTTACCGAAATCCTACATTACCGCTTTCTGGGCAACAACGTAGCCGCCTACCTCTGGTGCTTAGGCATTTTGCTGTTCGGCTACGCGTTCAAAACGCTGCTTTCACGGCTAGTGTCGCGGGTGGTATTCCGGTTTATCCGTCGGAAAACCGAGGGAGTTAGTGAGGAACAATTTCAGGCGCTACTGATCCGGCCGTTGTCCATCGTGGTGTTTTTCGTGACGATTTACTTGGCGTTTCAGGTGCTTGATTACCCGGTACGCAGCTCGGAGCTGACCCGCAACGAACCTTGGCCGAAAGTGGCGCTGTTCCGGCTTTACCAGATCGGCATCATCTGGGGCGTGGCCTGGATTGCCCTGCGCCTCGTCGATTTTGCCGTGCTGGTGTTTCGGCGCCGCACCAGTGCCGGCGGCAGCCTGCAGGCCGAGCTGGTGCCGTTTGCCAAAGACCTGATGAAGGTACTCATCATTGTGCTGGCCTTTTTGGGCATTCTGGGCCGCGTGTTTGGGGTTGACGTTACGGCCCTCATTGGTGGCCTCGGCATCGGGGGCCTAGCCGTGGCTTTTGCCGCCAAGGAAAGCCTCGAGAACCTGATTGCCTCGTTCACCATCTTCCTCGACCGGCCCTTTGCCGTCGGCGACCTGGTGGAAGTAGGGGCCGTGTCGGGCACGGTAGAGAAGGTGGGGTTCCGCAGCACGCGCCTGCGCACGGCCGAGAAAAGCTACGTCACGGTGCCCAACAAGTCCATGATCGACAAACCGCTGGACAACCTTTCGCTGCGCACAGCGCGGCGCGTGAGCTTCACGCTGGCCCTGAGCCACACCACCTCCAGCCAGCAGCTGCACCGCATTGTGGAAGAAGGCAAGCGCCTCATTGCCGAAAATGCGCTGGTCACCAAGGACGTGCAGATGCAGTTTTCGGCCCTGACGCCGGCCGCTAAGGAAGTGACCGTGCAGTACTTCGTGGAAACTACCAACTACGACGAGTACCTGCAGGTGAAGGAAGAGCTCAACTACCGCCTTGTGGAAGTAGTAGAGCAGGCCGGCGGCCACTTTGCCAGCACCGGCAATACCGTGGTGCAGCTGGCGCCCGGCAGCCGCTTCGACGGCCTCAACTCTGCAGGCACGCCCACGGTGTAG
- a CDS encoding TerB family tellurite resistance protein, producing the protein MSNSQLLQNYSDSEKAAYLSVIASLASADREASATEIEFLQQLAHEAGLSGGATQQVLGAARDASNESIKSNLDALRNSDLRYSLVTDLISFARADGAYANDEEAMINKISAYLGITPQQTQTLNQVVDQASHVPHDASDPAKQGFFGGITDKLESAGIPKGALMAGLLGVVAPMVLSKVMSGGRSQSSGGGLLGGAMGGGTLGGLMGGAMGGSSMGGLLGGLLGGGLLSGVLGGGNSSAGAQGSYGSVPQQGSHVGSGGLGSLMSILGGLGGQPGSQPRSAGGGGLGGLMSGGMGGLLGGLLGGGR; encoded by the coding sequence ATGAGCAATTCCCAACTTCTCCAGAACTACTCCGATTCCGAAAAAGCGGCCTACCTGAGCGTTATTGCCAGCCTCGCTTCAGCCGATCGGGAAGCCTCCGCCACCGAAATAGAGTTTCTGCAACAGCTGGCCCATGAGGCCGGCCTCTCGGGTGGCGCTACCCAGCAGGTACTGGGCGCCGCCCGCGACGCCAGCAACGAAAGCATCAAGAGCAACCTCGACGCGCTCCGCAACAGCGACCTGCGCTACTCACTCGTTACGGACCTCATCAGTTTTGCCCGCGCCGACGGCGCTTACGCCAACGATGAGGAAGCCATGATCAACAAGATTTCGGCTTACCTCGGCATCACGCCTCAGCAAACCCAGACACTGAACCAGGTGGTAGACCAGGCGTCCCACGTACCGCACGATGCCAGCGACCCGGCCAAGCAGGGCTTCTTCGGCGGCATCACCGACAAGCTGGAAAGCGCCGGCATCCCGAAAGGCGCACTGATGGCCGGCCTGCTGGGCGTAGTGGCCCCGATGGTATTGTCGAAGGTGATGAGCGGCGGCCGTAGCCAGAGCAGCGGCGGTGGTCTGCTGGGCGGCGCGATGGGCGGCGGCACCCTGGGCGGCCTGATGGGCGGCGCCATGGGCGGCAGCTCGATGGGCGGCTTGCTGGGCGGTCTGCTCGGTGGCGGCCTGCTGAGCGGCGTGCTGGGCGGTGGAAACTCGTCGGCCGGAGCGCAGGGCTCTTATGGCAGCGTGCCGCAGCAGGGCTCGCACGTGGGCAGCGGAGGCCTCGGCTCGCTGATGTCGATTCTGGGCGGCCTGGGTGGCCAGCCCGGCTCGCAGCCCCGCAGCGCCGGCGGTGGCGGCCTGGGTGGCCTGATGAGCGGCGGCATGGGCGGCTTGCTCGGCGGCCTGCTCGGCGGTGGCCGGTAG
- a CDS encoding AsmA-like C-terminal region-containing protein: MASAIFFLTGLVLLVAAVVGGVWLGQERIIALFVQEANRYLATPVQVGRMEVSVLDQFPRVSITLHELRVSGSLPQDTVPLARARRLYCAFDAWDMLRGHYRIRAVTLADGRVWVRHDAQGRPNYDVLRFDTTAAPSRQPLAFALENIQLERVNTVYADDQRQQRYTVQAHDVRAQLDVQGPLVDIVAQGRTHVEALQLGPDAYFQNKPLTLNTRLRVDRDARLVTLQPSELRVGAASYELGGRIDYRRAVQLDLQVAGRNTDVQSVLALLPARVARRLRAYRSRGAVYFGGTVRGELSGRASPRIEARFGCRDASFYHPELRQAVEHVFLAGTFSNGAAQAARTSVLSLQNVRGTLRGRPFSGSLRYANFQDPTVQLQVRADLDVAQALQFYPVAAVPGGQGQAQLALAFAGNLRQFRARPATAAVQASGTLQLQNVQLRLRDLRQPLTGLTGSFRLQGREVAVAGFTGRVGGSDFRLQGRLRNALAWALLPNQTLLLDADLTSRLLDFDQLLRLTAPAGPATATGAGTPGASSYEFRLPTQLALNVRAQVERLRFRRFRGRQLRGTIRLQQQVLSAPSLTVRAGGGQVSFRGTLDARQPRLLHLHSTISCQQLPLDSLFYTFEDFGQQFITARHLRGALTATAESDLYFDGALMPLTNRLEAELNLQVRNGELNNFEPLQKLFMIAGRERLRHLRFAQLTTPVYIQSRTVYLPEMEIRSNVRAASLIRVTGTHTFDQQMDYHLNIPILPGLLQRTVGMATGPSLLLAIQGDEDNFRVSYDRRPQPGRVPTAPRETARPASRPGLPGPAAPAIPAPEPRKPFELKKPPAKKPAQPQTGEYFEF, encoded by the coding sequence GTGGCGAGTGCTATTTTTTTTCTGACCGGGCTGGTTTTGCTGGTGGCGGCGGTGGTTGGGGGCGTGTGGCTGGGGCAGGAGCGCATCATTGCGCTGTTTGTGCAGGAGGCCAACCGCTACCTTGCCACGCCCGTGCAGGTGGGCCGCATGGAGGTGTCGGTGCTGGACCAGTTTCCGCGCGTTTCCATCACGCTGCATGAGCTGCGCGTGAGCGGCTCGCTTCCGCAGGACACGGTGCCGCTGGCCCGGGCGCGCCGCCTCTACTGCGCCTTCGACGCCTGGGACATGCTGCGCGGCCACTACCGCATCCGGGCCGTGACGCTGGCCGACGGCCGCGTGTGGGTGCGCCACGACGCGCAGGGCCGCCCCAACTACGACGTGCTGCGCTTCGATACCACCGCCGCGCCCAGCCGCCAGCCGCTGGCCTTCGCCCTGGAAAACATCCAGCTGGAGCGCGTGAATACCGTGTACGCCGACGACCAGCGCCAGCAGCGCTACACCGTGCAGGCCCACGACGTGCGCGCCCAGCTGGACGTGCAGGGTCCACTGGTGGATATCGTGGCCCAGGGCCGCACCCACGTGGAAGCCCTGCAGCTGGGCCCCGACGCGTACTTCCAGAACAAACCCCTCACCCTGAACACCCGCCTGCGCGTGGACCGGGACGCGCGGCTCGTGACCCTGCAGCCCTCGGAGCTGCGGGTGGGCGCCGCGTCCTACGAGCTGGGCGGCCGGATTGACTACCGCCGGGCCGTGCAGCTGGATCTGCAGGTGGCGGGCCGCAACACCGATGTGCAGTCGGTGCTGGCGCTGCTGCCGGCGCGGGTGGCGCGGCGGCTGCGCGCCTACCGCAGCCGCGGGGCCGTGTACTTTGGGGGCACGGTGCGCGGGGAGCTGTCGGGGCGGGCCAGCCCGCGCATTGAGGCCCGGTTTGGCTGCCGCGACGCTTCCTTCTATCACCCCGAGCTGCGGCAGGCCGTGGAGCACGTGTTTCTGGCGGGCACCTTCAGCAACGGCGCGGCCCAGGCGGCGCGCACCTCGGTGCTGAGCTTGCAGAACGTGCGCGGCACGTTGCGCGGGCGGCCTTTCAGCGGCAGCTTGCGCTACGCCAATTTCCAGGATCCTACCGTGCAGCTGCAGGTGCGCGCCGACCTGGATGTGGCGCAGGCGCTGCAGTTCTACCCGGTGGCGGCCGTGCCGGGCGGGCAGGGGCAGGCCCAGCTGGCGCTGGCGTTTGCCGGCAACCTGCGGCAGTTTCGGGCCCGGCCGGCCACGGCGGCGGTGCAGGCCAGCGGTACGCTGCAGCTCCAGAACGTGCAGCTGCGCCTGCGCGACCTGCGCCAGCCCCTCACGGGCCTTACGGGCAGCTTCCGGCTGCAGGGCCGCGAGGTGGCGGTGGCGGGCTTCACGGGCCGGGTGGGCGGGTCAGATTTCCGGCTGCAGGGACGGCTGCGCAATGCCCTGGCCTGGGCGCTGCTGCCCAACCAGACGTTGCTGCTCGACGCCGACCTGACGTCGCGGCTCCTGGATTTCGACCAGCTCCTGCGCCTGACCGCGCCCGCTGGGCCTGCCACGGCCACCGGCGCCGGCACGCCCGGAGCCAGCAGCTACGAATTCCGGCTGCCCACCCAGCTGGCCCTGAACGTGCGGGCGCAGGTGGAGCGGCTGCGGTTTCGGCGGTTTCGGGGGCGGCAGCTGCGCGGCACCATCCGGCTGCAGCAGCAGGTGCTGAGTGCGCCCTCCCTGACGGTGCGCGCCGGCGGGGGCCAGGTCAGCTTCCGGGGCACGCTCGATGCCCGCCAGCCGCGGCTGCTGCACCTGCATTCCACCATCAGCTGCCAGCAGTTGCCGCTGGATAGCCTCTTTTACACCTTCGAGGATTTCGGCCAGCAGTTCATTACGGCGCGGCACCTGCGCGGGGCCCTCACGGCTACTGCCGAGTCGGACCTGTACTTTGACGGCGCCCTCATGCCGCTCACCAACCGTCTGGAGGCCGAGCTGAACCTGCAGGTGCGCAACGGGGAGCTCAACAACTTCGAGCCGCTGCAGAAGCTGTTCATGATTGCCGGGCGGGAGCGGCTGCGGCACTTGCGCTTCGCCCAGCTCACCACGCCGGTTTACATCCAGAGCCGCACGGTGTACCTGCCCGAAATGGAAATCCGCTCCAACGTGCGGGCCGCCTCCCTGATCCGGGTGACGGGCACCCACACCTTCGACCAGCAGATGGACTATCACCTCAACATCCCGATTCTGCCCGGGCTGCTGCAGCGCACTGTGGGCATGGCCACTGGCCCCAGTCTGCTGCTGGCTATTCAGGGCGATGAAGACAACTTCCGGGTGAGCTACGACCGGCGCCCGCAGCCGGGCCGGGTGCCAACTGCCCCGCGCGAAACCGCCCGCCCCGCCAGCCGCCCCGGCTTGCCTGGCCCCGCGGCCCCGGCCATACCGGCTCCAGAGCCGCGCAAACCCTTCGAGCTGAAAAAGCCGCCCGCGAAGAAGCCTGCACAGCCCCAGACCGGCGAGTATTTCGAATTTTAG
- a CDS encoding GNAT family N-acetyltransferase: MLLLEVTDAARARQFRDLPVRLYHGHPNWIAPLDHELEAVFDPKKNPNFAHGEAIRWILTTEAGEVMGRVAAFVNGSTAHTEPALPTGGMGFFECIDDQAAANQLFEACRAWLAARGMDAMDGPINFGERDRYWGLLTDGFTEPNYGMFYHLPYYQQLFETYGFQLYFKQYTCYREIAAPLHARFFEATERYAAQFPEFQFRHASKRDPERIARDFHHVYNLAWANHSGIAAMTLEKARDLVRQMKPVLDERLVYFAYHNDEPIAFFVSLPELNQLFKHVSRNFNLWNKLRFLWLKHRYEQRTDKKGFGVIFGVVPAWQGKGIELALMVHARAEMMRAGYTEFEMNWIGDFNPRMLAVIRSIGARIYKTHITYRYLFDRERPFERSPIIR, from the coding sequence ATGCTCCTGCTCGAAGTTACGGATGCCGCCCGCGCCCGCCAGTTCCGCGACCTGCCCGTTCGCCTCTACCACGGCCACCCCAATTGGATTGCGCCCCTCGACCACGAGCTGGAGGCCGTTTTCGACCCAAAAAAGAACCCCAACTTCGCGCACGGCGAGGCCATTCGCTGGATTCTGACCACCGAGGCCGGCGAGGTAATGGGCCGGGTGGCGGCCTTCGTGAACGGCAGCACTGCCCACACCGAGCCGGCGCTGCCTACCGGCGGCATGGGCTTTTTTGAGTGCATTGATGACCAAGCAGCGGCCAACCAGCTCTTCGAGGCATGTCGGGCGTGGCTGGCGGCGCGGGGCATGGACGCCATGGACGGCCCCATCAACTTCGGCGAGCGAGACCGGTACTGGGGGCTGCTGACGGACGGATTTACCGAGCCCAACTACGGCATGTTTTACCACCTGCCCTACTACCAGCAGCTGTTTGAAACCTACGGCTTTCAGCTGTATTTCAAGCAGTACACCTGCTACCGCGAAATAGCCGCACCGCTGCACGCCCGCTTCTTCGAGGCCACCGAGCGCTACGCCGCGCAGTTTCCGGAGTTCCAGTTCCGGCACGCCAGCAAGCGCGACCCGGAGCGCATAGCCCGCGACTTCCACCACGTGTATAACCTGGCCTGGGCCAACCACAGCGGCATTGCGGCCATGACCCTGGAAAAGGCCCGCGACTTGGTGCGCCAGATGAAGCCCGTGCTGGATGAGCGCCTGGTGTACTTCGCCTACCACAACGACGAGCCGATTGCCTTCTTCGTGAGCTTACCCGAGCTCAACCAGCTGTTCAAGCACGTGAGCCGCAATTTCAACCTCTGGAACAAGCTGCGCTTCCTGTGGCTGAAGCACCGCTACGAGCAGCGCACCGACAAAAAAGGCTTCGGCGTGATATTCGGGGTGGTGCCGGCGTGGCAGGGCAAGGGCATCGAGCTGGCCCTGATGGTGCACGCCCGCGCCGAGATGATGCGGGCCGGCTACACCGAGTTTGAGATGAACTGGATTGGCGACTTCAACCCGCGCATGCTGGCCGTTATCCGCTCCATCGGGGCGCGCATCTACAAAACGCACATCACCTACCGCTACCTCTTCGACCGGGAGCGGCCCTTTGAGCGCAGCCCGATTATCCGGTAG
- the coaE gene encoding dephospho-CoA kinase (Dephospho-CoA kinase (CoaE) performs the final step in coenzyme A biosynthesis.) produces MLRIGITGGIGSGKSVVCRLFQVLGVPVYDSDFRAKWVMANDAQLRDELVAAFGPETFDAAGQLNRVHLSRVAFADAAELARLNALVHPAVGRDFAAWSAARAQEGHRYLLKEAALLFESGAYKGLDQVITVFAPLPVRQARVLRRDPHRTPADILAIIGKQLSEEEKMQRAHHIVRNDDEHLLIPQVLELHAQFSK; encoded by the coding sequence ATGCTTCGAATTGGAATTACGGGTGGGATAGGCTCGGGTAAGAGCGTGGTGTGCCGGCTGTTTCAGGTGCTGGGCGTGCCCGTGTACGATTCAGACTTCCGGGCTAAGTGGGTGATGGCCAACGATGCGCAGCTGCGCGATGAGCTGGTAGCGGCCTTCGGACCCGAAACCTTTGACGCCGCCGGCCAGCTGAACCGCGTGCACCTGAGCCGCGTCGCCTTTGCCGATGCCGCCGAGCTGGCCCGCCTCAATGCGCTGGTGCACCCCGCCGTCGGCCGCGACTTTGCCGCTTGGAGCGCCGCCCGTGCCCAGGAAGGCCACCGCTACCTGCTGAAGGAAGCCGCCCTGCTCTTTGAATCGGGGGCGTACAAGGGCCTCGACCAGGTCATCACCGTGTTTGCCCCGCTGCCCGTGCGCCAGGCCCGCGTGCTACGCCGCGACCCCCACCGCACCCCCGCCGACATCCTGGCCATCATCGGCAAGCAGCTCAGCGAAGAGGAAAAGATGCAGCGCGCCCATCACATCGTCCGCAACGACGACGAGCACCTGCTCATCCCGCAGGTACTTGAGCTGCACGCACAGTTCAGCAAATAG
- the yajC gene encoding preprotein translocase subunit YajC produces the protein MFATLLLQAATNESFMSYLFPVAIAVVLYFFMIRPQQRKAAEAKKFRESIGKGATVVTIGGLHGKVVDLTDEAVIIEVDRGTKLKFDRSAIAREVKPAKDSVKDTVA, from the coding sequence ATGTTTGCTACCCTTTTGCTGCAGGCTGCTACCAACGAGAGCTTTATGTCGTATCTGTTTCCGGTGGCCATTGCGGTGGTGCTCTACTTCTTCATGATCCGGCCCCAGCAACGCAAAGCCGCCGAAGCCAAGAAATTCCGCGAGTCGATTGGCAAAGGCGCTACCGTGGTAACCATCGGCGGCCTGCACGGCAAAGTGGTGGACCTCACTGATGAAGCTGTTATCATTGAAGTGGACCGCGGCACCAAGCTCAAGTTCGACCGTTCGGCCATTGCCCGCGAAGTGAAGCCCGCCAAGGACAGCGTAAAAGACACTGTAGCGTAA
- a CDS encoding DUF1573 domain-containing protein, producing the protein MKRTFLFLLAGTLLTSACNTDKTTEVGAEGMNAAATEAAANPTVDNPNVTNETEVPNPNAPVMTFTESDHDFGDIQPGSVVKHTFTFTNTGKTPLLIGNATASCGCTTPNWTKEPIAPGATGTIDVQFDSHGKSGMQNKQISVQANTTPSTTVIAIKANILPDGAQGPVRQ; encoded by the coding sequence ATGAAACGCACGTTCCTTTTCCTGCTGGCCGGCACTCTGCTGACCAGCGCCTGCAACACCGACAAAACCACGGAAGTGGGCGCCGAAGGCATGAATGCCGCCGCCACCGAGGCTGCCGCCAACCCCACTGTGGACAACCCCAACGTGACCAACGAAACGGAGGTGCCCAACCCCAACGCCCCGGTGATGACCTTCACCGAGTCGGACCACGACTTCGGCGACATCCAGCCCGGCTCGGTGGTGAAGCACACGTTCACGTTCACCAACACCGGCAAAACGCCGCTGCTGATTGGCAACGCCACCGCCTCGTGCGGCTGCACCACGCCCAACTGGACCAAAGAGCCGATTGCGCCCGGCGCCACCGGCACGATTGACGTGCAGTTCGACAGCCACGGCAAGTCGGGCATGCAGAACAAGCAGATTTCGGTGCAGGCCAACACCACGCCCAGCACCACGGTTATTGCCATCAAGGCCAACATCCTGCCCGACGGCGCGCAGGGCCCGGTTCGGCAGTAG